TGGCTTTGCGGGCCGTCCTCGCGGATTGGTTGTCCCTTGCCCTGCCGCACACGCAACAGATTGATGAAGCGTGGCCCGATAATCAGCCCGAAGAACAGAGCAGTGATCAGCGTCGCACCCGCACGAAAGGTCTGGTAGCGAATAAGGTTCAAGACACCTTCGAAACCCAGCCACTCGGCGATCAGGTAAAGCATTCGATATTCCTAGGTCTTGGACTGGGCGAGCGGCCCGCCAATCCCGGTAAAGTGTGACACCAGCGCGCCGAGTCCGACTGAGTTGGAACCTTTGACCAGAATTGCATCACCTTGTGTGATACCAAACTCGTTCAAGGCTGAAATCGCCTCGGCAGGGTTATCGCAATGCGCGAAGCCATGGGTAATGCCAAGCGATGCCGCAGAGGCTTTCCCCAACTCCGCAGCAAGGCTGCGCATCTCTTCACCAACCAAGACCGCAAAATCGACCTTTGCCTCGCTCAAGGGTTCGGTCAGTTGAGCGTGAAACTTCGCTGCAAAGTCACCCAATTCCTTCATACTGCCCAATACAGCGACGCGGCGGTTTGCAGGCGTCTGACCCAGCGCTTTCAACGTCGCCCGCATCGATGCTGGATTGGCGTTGTAGCTCTCATCAATCAACAGCGCCTTGCCGCCAGGAACAGCAATCTGATGGCGCGCGCCGCGCCCCTTCAGCCCGCCCATTTCCGCAAGCGCCAAGCCCGCAGCGCCCAGATCGCCGCCAGCGGCCTTCACTGCCGCCATGACGCCAAGCGAGTTCGCTATCCAGTGCTCGCCAGGCTCTGCGACCGAATAACATACACGGGTATCACCCAGATCGGCTGTCACCAGAGATCCGCCGTTGGCGCTGGGGATAGCATCCAGCAAACGGACATCGGCATCTTTCGCAGCTCCGAAAGTGATAATTTTCGCGCCGTAGGTCTTCGCGATGTCGCACATCTGTTCACAGTAAGGGCTATCAGCCGGAATGACCGCTGTGCCACCATAAACCAAGCCAGAGAAGATAGAGGCCTTCTCT
The Altererythrobacter ishigakiensis genome window above contains:
- a CDS encoding UDP-N-acetylmuramoyl-tripeptide--D-alanyl-D-alanine ligase, with product MSVQGSAMRVLRNWPIARRDALPAALWSATEIAAATGGTASHEFQVSGVEMDSRDVKRGDLFIALKGDAMDGHKFLPQAFANGAVAAIVDRPVEYPHVLVKDTTAALHALAHAARERSPAVRIGVTGSVGKTGMKEAIFLSLDRASRGAAHRSIRSYNNHVGVPLTLARMPARAKFGVFEMGMNHAGEIAPLAEHVRPHVALITTIAPAHIENLGSMEAITAEKASIFSGLVYGGTAVIPADSPYCEQMCDIAKTYGAKIITFGAAKDADVRLLDAIPSANGGSLVTADLGDTRVCYSVAEPGEHWIANSLGVMAAVKAAGGDLGAAGLALAEMGGLKGRGARHQIAVPGGKALLIDESYNANPASMRATLKALGQTPANRRVAVLGSMKELGDFAAKFHAQLTEPLSEAKVDFAVLVGEEMRSLAAELGKASAASLGITHGFAHCDNPAEAISALNEFGITQGDAILVKGSNSVGLGALVSHFTGIGGPLAQSKT